The Desulfovibrio fairfieldensis sequence CCAACAAAAATATTACCACCGGCGAAGGTGGTATGGTAGTCACAAATGACGACAACTTGGCTCACGCCTGCCGCTATTTCAAGAACATGTGTTTTCCGCTGGATGCGCCACGCTCATATCTGCACGCGGATATCGGCTACAACTACCGTATGAGTAATCTTCATGCGGCCATAGGCTTGGCTCAGACCGAACGCGCCGATGTTTACAAAGCTCTGCGTCAGTCGCATGGGCGTCTTTACCGCCAGCGCCTTTCCGCCATCCCCGGAATATTGCTGCAGCAGGACACGCCTTGCGGCGAATCCGTCAACTGGATGAATGGCTTGGCGCTCACGCCTGAATACGGCCGCAGTAGAGGCGAAGTCATTGCCCATTTGAGGGAAAACAATATTGATAGTCGGCTATTTTTTAATGGTATGCATCGCCAACCTGCACTGAAGAACTATGGTTGCGCATGTGACGACAGCTATCCTGTTTCTGACATGCTGGCCGACAACGGTTTCTATCTGCCCAGCGGCAGTGGCCTGCAGGAAGCGGATATCGAATATGTCTGCTCTGTACTAGCAGAATTCCGTCGTTAAACTTTCCTTAAAAAAGTTTAGGAAAAACCATATGATACGAAGCACTAAGGAAGTATGTAAGCTTTTTATTCCTCCTATAATCCTTTTAGTGTATAAAAAAATAAAATCGTATTCTAATAATAAATCAAAAGAAGATAGGACTTATACTATTCACGGGAAAGACTTACTTATTCCATGGGATCATCGACTTGACCACTACCAATTAATATATCATAAATATGACACTTTTCTTCCACATCTTGCAAAATATATAAACGAAGGTTTTATTATTGACATTGGTGCAAATGTTGGTGATACATTGTATGGAATGATCCAAGACAATAATACTAAATTTATATGCATTGAACCAGAGCCTCGTTTTTTTTCGTTTCTGCAAAAAAATATTCAACGATTAGGGAAAAGGCTGGAAGCAAATGTCGTTGCATTTAATGTTGCAATAAGTTCTAAAAAAGAAAAACTTTCATTTAGTGCACAACATGTGCACTGCCAGCCAAATCGATTCTGTTCAAGGTGCCATTCCTGCAAAGTCTCTTGATGATATGGCGGAAGAGATACCTCAGCTACCTGAACAATGCCGTCTTATCAAAATTGATACCGACGGGTTTGATTATGATTGTATACTCTCTGGGAAAAAATTTTTTTCTAAAACTTCAGCACTTGTTTTTTGGGAAAATGATTTTGTAAATGAAGATTCTCTAAAAAATTATTCTGAAGCAGTTAACCTCCTCATCAAATGTGGTTATAAAAAATTTTATATATTCGACAACTATGGTAATTTTATGGTTTCAACCCTAGGAAGCGACATTATATACTTTTTAAGCTATTATCAAGAATCATTAACGATAATGAAACACAGCAATATTCCCTATTATGATATTTTAGCCTGTCAAGAAAATGACATACCGTTTATCGACAATGTTATTAATAAATATAATTTTATACAAAAAAGATAAGCACCAATAATGAAACCTTTCAACGAATATTCATATTATTATAACGTCCTCTATCAGAACAAGGATTATGCTGGCGAAACGTCTTTCATTCTAGACTG is a genomic window containing:
- a CDS encoding FkbM family methyltransferase, which produces MCTASQIDSVQGAIPAKSLDDMAEEIPQLPEQCRLIKIDTDGFDYDCILSGKKFFSKTSALVFWENDFVNEDSLKNYSEAVNLLIKCGYKKFYIFDNYGNFMVSTLGSDIIYFLSYYQESLTIMKHSNIPYYDILACQENDIPFIDNVINKYNFIQKR
- a CDS encoding FkbM family methyltransferase, with product MIRSTKEVCKLFIPPIILLVYKKIKSYSNNKSKEDRTYTIHGKDLLIPWDHRLDHYQLIYHKYDTFLPHLAKYINEGFIIDIGANVGDTLYGMIQDNNTKFICIEPEPRFFSFLQKNIQRLGKRLEANVVAFNVAISSKKEKLSFSAQHVHCQPNRFCSRCHSCKVS
- a CDS encoding DegT/DnrJ/EryC1/StrS family aminotransferase, with protein sequence MTKFLPVCEPLLQGNELAYVTEAISTSWISSSGKYVSAFEEAFAAYCGTRHAIAVCNGTVALHLALRALGVGPGDEVIIPDFTMIASALAICYCGAKPVFVDADAITWNIDTAAIEQKINPATKGIMAVHIFGNPCDMAALQHIADRYGLWLMEDAAEAHGALFQGRGVGNLSRIAGFSFFANKNITTGEGGMVVTNDDNLAHACRYFKNMCFPLDAPRSYLHADIGYNYRMSNLHAAIGLAQTERADVYKALRQSHGRLYRQRLSAIPGILLQQDTPCGESVNWMNGLALTPEYGRSRGEVIAHLRENNIDSRLFFNGMHRQPALKNYGCACDDSYPVSDMLADNGFYLPSGSGLQEADIEYVCSVLAEFRR